In the genome of Synergistaceae bacterium, one region contains:
- a CDS encoding C69 family dipeptidase, whose amino-acid sequence MALIIILAVLIIFSCVRTSHACMTILVGRKASESGSVLVAHNEDAPGRYTMQTHLVKKLRRHPGTTIKFEPDTAELELNTTRTSLLWSEAKNYNPVSPGPSFCDLYVNGYGVVICSNNCADSKEDNPELLDGGIAYGLRRLVAEKAASARDALNIACDLVNKYGYASSGRSYAFADCDEIFVMQIVHGKHYAIQRVPDDECAVIPNHYTIHECDHKARGYNELVNYAIKRGWYDPENIFDFAKVYQSKETYGLAKNTHRHVRAFEILLDIDLSELLNQEWEPLPFSIKPAHKVSIAALKKILRTHYEGTSSNKADGNTPHFDSPLTVCNIDTLESTIAEIRRRPERIILRKALGRPCFAPYVPFYCGINTIPEGYEDIDSERALTEHFAAKPEDLDYKNNAWFNNQEIQAACDLLYNEKSELVHKKIADLESEIENKLKDLDSQIELRIKTNPYIAGAMIEGAVMSWAEDAKNFVNALKSELGIIYAQANKNIIPGESFSVRIPSNKLDLDISQCKCGVSYLPVQKWSDCVSINKSEKFLELEFTPSECINDAVPCFTDLYLLLIEKDGTKHAGTVKIRIQEVK is encoded by the coding sequence ATGGCATTAATAATTATTCTCGCAGTGTTAATAATTTTCTCGTGTGTAAGGACTTCTCACGCATGTATGACTATTTTAGTCGGCCGTAAAGCATCAGAGTCCGGAAGTGTTTTAGTCGCTCATAATGAAGACGCGCCCGGACGTTATACAATGCAGACTCATTTAGTAAAAAAGTTGCGAAGACACCCGGGAACTACTATAAAATTTGAACCTGACACGGCAGAACTTGAATTAAACACTACTCGCACGAGTCTTTTATGGTCAGAGGCAAAAAATTATAATCCAGTCAGTCCCGGCCCTTCATTCTGTGATTTATACGTTAATGGCTATGGAGTCGTAATCTGCTCAAATAACTGCGCTGACTCAAAAGAAGACAACCCCGAATTATTGGACGGCGGAATTGCTTACGGATTAAGGCGTTTAGTGGCAGAGAAGGCAGCGAGCGCGAGGGACGCACTAAATATAGCATGTGATTTAGTAAATAAATACGGTTATGCTTCAAGCGGGAGATCTTATGCATTTGCAGACTGCGACGAAATTTTTGTAATGCAGATAGTTCACGGTAAACACTACGCGATTCAACGAGTCCCCGATGACGAGTGCGCAGTAATTCCGAATCACTACACTATTCATGAATGTGATCACAAAGCGCGCGGATATAATGAACTTGTGAATTATGCCATAAAACGGGGCTGGTATGACCCTGAAAATATATTCGATTTCGCAAAAGTCTATCAAAGCAAAGAAACTTACGGCCTCGCAAAAAATACTCATAGACACGTAAGAGCATTTGAAATCTTGTTAGATATAGATTTGAGCGAATTATTAAATCAAGAGTGGGAGCCGCTGCCGTTTTCTATAAAGCCAGCTCATAAAGTAAGTATTGCAGCACTCAAGAAAATTTTACGCACTCACTATGAAGGTACCAGCTCGAATAAAGCAGACGGGAACACACCGCATTTTGACTCGCCTTTGACAGTATGCAATATTGACACGCTTGAAAGCACTATAGCAGAGATTCGCCGGCGACCTGAAAGAATAATTTTGCGTAAAGCACTGGGCCGGCCTTGTTTTGCTCCGTATGTGCCATTTTATTGCGGGATTAATACGATTCCTGAAGGCTACGAAGATATTGACTCAGAGAGGGCATTAACTGAACATTTTGCGGCGAAACCTGAAGATTTAGATTACAAGAATAATGCGTGGTTCAATAATCAAGAAATTCAAGCGGCCTGCGATTTGCTGTATAACGAGAAAAGCGAATTAGTACACAAAAAAATTGCTGATTTAGAGTCAGAAATCGAGAATAAATTAAAAGATTTAGACTCGCAAATAGAATTACGAATCAAGACGAATCCATATATAGCCGGTGCAATGATAGAAGGAGCAGTAATGTCATGGGCAGAAGACGCTAAAAATTTCGTTAATGCATTAAAATCTGAACTCGGAATAATTTACGCTCAAGCAAATAAAAATATAATTCCCGGAGAATCTTTCAGTGTCAGAATTCCCAGTAATAAATTAGATCTCGATATTTCACAGTGTAAGTGCGGAGTCTCATATTTGCCCGTTCAAAAATGGTCTGATTGTGTGAGCATTAACAAGAGTGAAAAATTTTTAGAACTTGAATTCACCCCGTCCGAATGTATTAATGACGCTGTGCCTTGCTTTACGGATTTATATTTGCTGTTAATCGAGAAAGACGGAACTAAACACGCTGGAACAGTAAAAATCAGGATTCAGGAGGTCAAATAA
- a CDS encoding thermonuclease family protein — MPGKKKFNITPADLKALGPKKSIILIIILALIWLFNGDISEIFNHSSNNNGNNIEIESKSESDIISGTVKRVIDGDTLVISINNQDRRVRMLGVDTPETVHPKKGVQHYGREASNFTKQSLTGRRVWLEYDSSPLDRYERHLAYIWLERPSQINESSIRREMFNARLLLEGYARVMIIKPNKRYEDLFKKFQNEAQNSRRGLWAN; from the coding sequence ATGCCCGGAAAGAAAAAATTTAATATTACACCTGCTGACTTGAAAGCACTCGGCCCGAAAAAAAGTATTATTCTCATAATAATTCTTGCTTTAATATGGCTCTTCAACGGGGATATTTCGGAAATCTTTAATCACTCAAGCAATAATAACGGGAATAATATAGAAATCGAGTCAAAATCTGAATCCGATATTATTTCAGGAACAGTAAAAAGAGTCATAGACGGCGACACTCTAGTTATAAGCATAAACAATCAAGACAGACGAGTCCGAATGCTGGGAGTCGATACCCCCGAAACAGTTCACCCGAAAAAAGGAGTCCAGCACTATGGACGTGAAGCAAGCAACTTCACAAAGCAATCTTTAACGGGGCGGCGTGTATGGCTTGAGTATGACTCTTCACCTTTAGACAGATACGAGCGTCATTTGGCTTATATATGGCTTGAGAGACCTTCACAAATAAATGAGTCCTCAATACGGCGCGAAATGTTCAACGCGAGATTATTATTAGAAGGTTACGCAAGAGTCATGATAATAAAGCCTAATAAACGCTATGAAGATTT